The following proteins are encoded in a genomic region of Flammeovirga pectinis:
- a CDS encoding chalcone isomerase family protein yields MKQSLLTVLIVFTAFVSTFAQTTEISDVTLQNKIDVDGTSLILNGAGVRSKYFLSLYVGSLYLPAKVSDANKILYSKELKMIQLDIISSLITAEKMEETVRAGFKNSLNGNTAPLQKEIDAFISVFSEEIETEDIFKFVSDGTSTKAYKNDKLLTTVEGEEFQRALFGIWLGNKPADKKLKNLMLGQ; encoded by the coding sequence ATGAAACAATCATTACTTACTGTACTTATCGTTTTTACTGCGTTCGTTTCTACTTTCGCACAAACAACAGAAATTTCGGATGTTACGTTGCAAAATAAAATTGATGTAGACGGAACTTCTTTAATTCTAAATGGAGCGGGGGTACGTTCAAAATACTTTTTATCTTTATATGTTGGTAGCTTATACTTACCAGCAAAAGTATCTGATGCTAATAAAATACTATATAGTAAAGAATTAAAAATGATTCAATTAGATATCATTTCTAGTTTAATTACAGCAGAGAAAATGGAAGAAACTGTAAGAGCTGGGTTTAAAAACTCATTGAATGGTAATACAGCACCTTTACAAAAAGAAATTGATGCATTTATTTCTGTATTTTCTGAAGAAATAGAAACAGAAGATATATTCAAATTTGTATCTGACGGAACTTCAACAAAAGCATATAAGAATGATAAACTTCTTACAACTGTTGAAGGAGAAGAGTTTCAAAGAGCATTGTTTGGTATCTGGTTAGGAAACAAACCTGCGGATAAAAAGCTTAAGAATTTAATGTTAGGTCAATAA
- a CDS encoding ATP-binding cassette domain-containing protein encodes MSEKVLRSLTKLFAIMACADGSIDEALKILEEYLKHTLHESNTNIYVEIFERQARLDVDENQIKQIAESAAKDLTLRQRVVMVIDLLELAFSNDVFSDEEQKILKTICEAFNLDFERLDKMQRFLTTNDIEKLSEVGHCLTISNNKEGYDNKRHLYRAEVTIPLAVLYMPLARMYFVKVTSSTHLYQLNGEPLNLNRAYPIDVGGVIRINTQSGANLYHSEMAALFINKIDSDPISFEANNINYFFGKKQGLHGIDIVEESGNMVALMGASGSGKSTLLNVLNGSSKPKDGTVLINGIDIYKEKDEVKGMIGYVPQDDLLIEELSVYENLYYAAKLSFAHFSDEEIEKTIMRTIENLGLYAVKDLKVGNPLEKTISGGQRKRLNIGLELLREPSILFVDEPTSGLSSQDSENVIDLLRQLTYSGKLIFVVIHQPSSDIYKMFDKLLVLDTGGYPVYYGNPINAVSYFKGEANYADVESECIRCGNVDSEQVFEIIESKILDEYGRRTRKRKWKPTYWWAKYKEHVEVPEIETVKEKPKNALEIPSMLKQLRIFILRDLNTKFNNKQYVAVNLLQAPLLALMLSLIVYFYHLDELGNRVDYVFRENMNMPSYVFMAVIVALFLGLMISAEELIKDRTIRKREKYLSLSNTSYLFSKMAILSGMSAIQIIVFVVIGNTIMGIKGLYVEYFAMLFTTACVANMIGLNVSSAFKSVVTVYILIPILLIPQLLLGGVVVQYSNINPIFKNQQGKVPLVGELMASRWAFEGLMVEQFSDNIFEKEFFDVDTEIYSADYLRTYYYPTLIGKIEDCKLYLNENHDGKISEYSYHDNLDLLSHEFQKMEVSSKFDEKPTIQTNFDIATFDIVEANKVQKYLEETRRHYNQVYIYWKKKKEERVQKQLSEFGKKRYLQLKDIYTNDKISEFVTNIVTTKRIVEYGSKLVQKIYPIYNLPEAKANPFEFRTHFYAPKKYFMGQFFKTFWFNIAVMWGMYIIMAIALYFRLLARLVRWVELRFADKDNIRL; translated from the coding sequence ATGAGCGAAAAAGTATTAAGGTCGCTAACCAAGTTATTTGCAATAATGGCGTGTGCTGACGGATCTATTGATGAGGCACTTAAGATTCTAGAAGAATACCTTAAACACACCCTTCATGAGAGTAACACCAATATATATGTTGAGATTTTTGAGCGTCAAGCAAGACTTGATGTAGATGAAAATCAGATTAAACAAATTGCAGAAAGTGCAGCAAAAGATTTAACCCTAAGACAACGTGTTGTTATGGTGATAGATCTTTTAGAATTGGCATTTTCTAATGATGTATTCTCTGACGAAGAACAGAAGATACTAAAGACAATTTGTGAAGCATTTAATTTAGACTTTGAGCGTTTAGATAAGATGCAACGGTTTTTAACAACCAATGATATTGAGAAACTAAGTGAGGTAGGACATTGTTTGACAATCTCAAACAATAAAGAAGGCTATGATAACAAGAGACATTTATATAGAGCAGAGGTTACAATTCCTCTAGCAGTTTTATATATGCCCCTTGCTAGGATGTATTTTGTTAAAGTAACCTCTAGTACACACCTTTATCAGCTCAATGGAGAACCATTGAACTTAAATAGAGCGTATCCTATTGATGTGGGAGGGGTAATTAGAATAAATACCCAAAGTGGTGCTAATCTTTACCATTCAGAGATGGCAGCTTTATTTATCAATAAAATTGACTCTGATCCTATTTCTTTTGAAGCAAATAATATCAATTACTTTTTTGGTAAAAAACAAGGTTTACACGGAATTGATATAGTTGAAGAAAGTGGAAATATGGTTGCCTTAATGGGGGCTAGTGGCTCAGGGAAATCAACTTTACTTAATGTATTAAACGGTTCAAGTAAACCAAAAGACGGTACGGTATTAATTAACGGAATAGATATATATAAAGAGAAAGATGAAGTGAAAGGTATGATTGGGTATGTACCTCAAGATGATCTTTTAATTGAAGAGCTTTCTGTTTATGAGAATTTATATTATGCTGCAAAATTAAGTTTTGCTCATTTCTCTGATGAAGAAATTGAGAAAACTATCATGAGAACCATCGAAAATCTTGGTTTATATGCAGTAAAAGACCTTAAAGTTGGTAACCCATTAGAGAAAACAATTAGTGGTGGACAAAGAAAACGATTAAATATTGGCCTCGAACTCTTAAGAGAACCAAGTATCCTTTTTGTTGATGAACCTACTTCTGGATTATCATCTCAAGATTCTGAAAATGTTATTGATCTTTTAAGACAATTAACTTATAGTGGTAAATTAATTTTTGTAGTTATTCACCAACCGTCATCAGACATCTATAAAATGTTTGATAAATTGTTGGTATTAGATACTGGCGGATACCCTGTATATTATGGTAACCCAATTAATGCAGTTTCTTACTTTAAAGGAGAAGCAAATTATGCAGATGTAGAAAGTGAGTGTATTCGTTGTGGAAATGTAGATTCTGAGCAAGTTTTTGAAATTATTGAATCAAAAATTCTTGATGAGTACGGCCGCAGAACTAGAAAGAGAAAGTGGAAACCTACGTATTGGTGGGCTAAATATAAAGAACATGTTGAGGTTCCTGAAATCGAGACTGTTAAAGAGAAACCTAAAAATGCATTGGAAATACCTTCAATGCTTAAGCAATTAAGAATTTTTATTCTTCGTGATCTAAATACGAAGTTCAACAATAAGCAATATGTTGCAGTAAACTTATTACAAGCACCATTATTAGCTTTAATGCTTTCTTTAATTGTTTATTTCTATCATTTAGATGAATTAGGAAATAGAGTAGATTATGTTTTTAGAGAAAACATGAATATGCCTTCCTATGTTTTTATGGCTGTAATTGTTGCACTCTTTTTAGGGTTGATGATTAGTGCAGAAGAACTTATAAAAGATAGGACAATCCGGAAAAGAGAAAAGTATCTCTCACTGAGTAATACATCTTATCTATTCTCTAAAATGGCTATTCTATCTGGAATGTCAGCTATTCAAATTATTGTATTTGTTGTTATAGGGAACACAATAATGGGTATTAAAGGATTATATGTTGAGTATTTTGCCATGTTATTTACAACAGCCTGTGTTGCAAATATGATAGGTTTAAATGTGTCGAGTGCCTTTAAATCTGTAGTAACTGTTTATATATTGATTCCAATTTTACTTATCCCTCAATTACTTTTAGGTGGAGTAGTAGTTCAATATTCTAATATCAATCCTATATTCAAAAATCAACAAGGTAAAGTTCCTTTAGTAGGCGAATTAATGGCTTCTAGATGGGCTTTTGAAGGATTAATGGTGGAACAATTTTCAGATAATATTTTTGAGAAAGAATTCTTTGATGTAGATACTGAAATATATTCAGCAGATTATTTAAGAACATATTATTATCCTACTTTGATAGGTAAAATAGAAGATTGTAAACTTTATTTGAATGAAAACCATGACGGTAAAATTTCAGAGTATAGTTATCATGATAACTTAGATTTACTATCACATGAGTTTCAAAAAATGGAGGTGTCAAGTAAGTTTGATGAAAAGCCTACTATTCAAACTAATTTTGATATTGCCACCTTTGATATTGTTGAAGCAAACAAGGTTCAGAAGTATTTAGAAGAAACAAGAAGGCATTATAATCAAGTATATATTTATTGGAAGAAAAAGAAGGAGGAAAGAGTACAAAAACAATTATCAGAGTTTGGTAAGAAACGTTATTTACAATTGAAAGATATTTATACCAACGATAAAATATCTGAGTTTGTAACTAATATTGTAACTACAAAACGAATAGTAGAATATGGTTCTAAATTAGTACAGAAAATATATCCTATCTATAATCTTCCTGAGGCTAAAGCAAATCCTTTTGAATTTAGAACTCATTTTTATGCTCCTAAAAAATACTTTATGGGGCAATTTTTCAAAACCTTCTGGTTTAATATTGCTGTAATGTGGGGAATGTACATTATTATGGCTATAGCGTTGTATTTTAGGTTATTAGCAAGGTTAGTTCGTTGGGTTGAACTAAGATTTGCAGATAAAGATAATATCAGATTATAA
- a CDS encoding complex I subunit 1/NuoH family protein — protein MLALIFYLPFLLVFALFGVYAERKVSAWIQDRLGPVDVGPKGLLQTLADILKLMMKEDIIPKAVDKPIFKVAPIIIFMPVFAAFAVLPFTNGLYGSHSNVGVFYVLAILSLEVLGILAAGWSSNNKYSLYGAMRSAAQMVSYEVPMGLSVLCVVMTCQSLNTEVISFQQGILSQDTNYLFGLKALGIDITNVGGILSWNILRNPFLIIAFVIFFISSLAEANRAPFDIPEAESELIAGYHIEYSGMRFAFMMLSEYGVMLLGSVFAAVLFLGSWNTPFVNIGSFALADWTTGTLGEISGYIWGFVWLMSKAFVLIFIQMWVRWTLPRLRVDQLMSLCWKYLTPAGLLLVFITGVWRLWMI, from the coding sequence ATGCTAGCACTTATATTTTATCTTCCTTTCTTGTTAGTTTTTGCATTATTTGGCGTGTATGCCGAAAGGAAAGTATCTGCGTGGATTCAAGATAGATTGGGCCCTGTTGATGTTGGCCCTAAGGGATTATTACAAACATTAGCTGATATTCTAAAGTTGATGATGAAAGAAGATATTATTCCGAAAGCAGTTGATAAGCCGATATTTAAAGTAGCTCCAATTATAATTTTCATGCCTGTTTTTGCAGCCTTTGCAGTACTCCCTTTTACAAATGGATTGTATGGTTCGCATTCTAATGTAGGTGTTTTTTATGTATTGGCTATTTTGTCGTTAGAGGTGTTAGGGATTTTAGCGGCAGGGTGGAGTTCTAATAATAAATACTCTCTATATGGAGCAATGAGGTCTGCGGCTCAAATGGTGTCTTATGAAGTACCAATGGGATTGTCTGTTTTATGTGTAGTCATGACCTGTCAGAGTTTAAATACAGAAGTGATCTCATTTCAACAAGGTATACTAAGTCAAGACACTAATTACTTGTTTGGTCTAAAAGCATTAGGTATTGATATAACTAATGTAGGAGGAATTTTATCATGGAATATTTTACGAAACCCGTTCCTTATTATTGCCTTTGTTATATTTTTCATATCATCTCTTGCAGAAGCAAATAGAGCACCTTTTGATATTCCTGAAGCTGAATCTGAATTAATTGCTGGATATCATATTGAATACTCGGGAATGCGTTTTGCTTTCATGATGCTTTCAGAATACGGGGTAATGTTGCTAGGTTCTGTTTTTGCGGCTGTATTATTCTTAGGATCTTGGAATACTCCTTTTGTAAATATTGGAAGTTTTGCACTAGCAGATTGGACAACGGGAACTTTAGGTGAGATATCAGGGTATATTTGGGGTTTTGTCTGGCTAATGAGTAAAGCCTTTGTACTTATATTTATTCAAATGTGGGTAAGGTGGACATTACCAAGATTGAGAGTTGATCAGTTAATGTCGTTGTGTTGGAAATACCTAACACCTGCAGGACTACTATTAGTCTTTATAACAGGTGTTTGGCGTTTATGGATGATTTAA
- a CDS encoding DUF5686 and carboxypeptidase-like regulatory domain-containing protein, translating into MMIFFKNSNRKLFYLMRTLSVILFLVIHFNLFAQNSYTIKGHVIDAKTSDPIPYASVYIEGTTTGTLSDINGVFNIPFDGDITKCTIIASFMGYTKKQVKLNKSNVSRDITIKLKESSKQLDEVVIKSKKWENPAWPILRSVQDNKNINDKTKLKAYQYESYTKTDIWVGNVNENFKQKKVVKDILNSFDNFEQITDETGQPIIPIFSAETHSNLYFIKNPNAETEEILKSRIRSLGPDDDEMVSQIVGSSFVDFNLYRNSFLFLNKSFISPITSEWRNFYDYTLQPKKVDINGIQCHQIDFEPRRVEDLAFNGTIYIADSVNNFALVKIDATLGKGANINFVDSVHIDQEYIPILQNETYAWLPKKQDFILSVGKIADKWAKVKINIKVSNKGFIIDKPKPRKFYEQPVVVDTDAYVNSNAEYWNKHRPEKLTLKEEQVFSMIDSAEDTPRVKLIAGVGDMIISGHKKFGKIELGPIPFLYANNSVESSRFQLGFRTNNEFSNKIALSGFAAYGTKDKEWKYGGTFRYITNREKWSIIGVSYYNDLRRVSVNQANFNSRPLFIAALRWGDMRYPYMEKNASLWYETDLTRGLNIIGKFSKRILDPLFPYKQEGDFENGTPTYDRLNGSELYFKLTYGLGHKYVATRGHKRKLIAQDNTPRFTIDYTLGLPDFLGSNYGYQQIRIGIDQKLAIGKYGTSSYVLSGGIIPTKAPFPMLAMPFGNNVPVLYNRFAFNLMNLGEFVGDKWASLQLMHRFEGNILNRIPLIKKLGWRTVGICNIMYGELSSQNSNQAVHPQLLPGEVYDPSRDAKPLQSDLPYVEVGTGIENIFKVVRVYTIWRTTYQTVDSRNFGVYVAFGLSF; encoded by the coding sequence ATGATGATTTTTTTTAAAAACAGTAATAGAAAGTTATTTTATTTGATGAGAACTTTAAGTGTGATACTTTTTCTTGTTATTCATTTTAACCTCTTTGCACAAAATTCTTATACCATAAAGGGACATGTTATTGATGCTAAAACATCTGACCCAATCCCTTATGCAAGTGTCTATATTGAAGGCACAACAACAGGTACTTTATCTGATATCAATGGAGTATTCAATATTCCGTTTGATGGTGACATTACTAAATGCACAATCATTGCATCTTTCATGGGTTATACCAAAAAGCAGGTAAAACTTAATAAAAGTAATGTCTCAAGGGATATTACAATAAAACTGAAAGAATCATCTAAACAATTAGATGAAGTTGTTATTAAGTCAAAAAAGTGGGAAAATCCGGCTTGGCCAATCCTAAGAAGTGTTCAAGATAATAAGAACATTAATGACAAAACTAAGTTAAAAGCTTATCAATATGAAAGCTATACTAAAACTGACATTTGGGTTGGAAATGTAAATGAGAATTTCAAGCAAAAGAAAGTTGTTAAAGATATTCTTAATTCATTTGATAATTTTGAACAGATTACTGATGAAACTGGTCAGCCTATCATTCCTATTTTCTCTGCAGAAACGCATTCTAATCTTTATTTTATCAAAAACCCAAATGCTGAAACTGAAGAAATTCTTAAATCCAGAATACGTAGCTTGGGTCCTGACGATGACGAAATGGTCTCTCAGATAGTTGGTTCTTCTTTTGTTGATTTCAACTTATATAGAAATTCATTTTTATTCTTAAACAAAAGCTTCATATCTCCTATTACTTCAGAATGGAGAAATTTCTATGACTATACTCTACAACCCAAAAAAGTAGATATAAATGGAATACAATGTCATCAAATAGATTTTGAACCTCGTAGAGTAGAAGATTTAGCATTTAACGGTACAATATATATTGCTGATAGTGTAAATAATTTTGCATTAGTAAAAATAGACGCAACACTAGGTAAAGGTGCTAACATAAATTTTGTTGATAGTGTACATATTGATCAAGAGTATATTCCAATTTTACAAAATGAGACTTACGCTTGGTTACCTAAAAAACAAGACTTTATACTTTCAGTAGGTAAAATTGCTGATAAATGGGCTAAAGTGAAGATCAATATTAAAGTTTCAAACAAAGGTTTTATTATTGATAAACCTAAGCCTAGGAAATTTTACGAGCAACCAGTTGTTGTAGACACTGATGCATATGTAAATAGTAATGCTGAATATTGGAACAAACACAGGCCTGAAAAACTTACCCTCAAAGAAGAACAGGTCTTTTCTATGATTGACTCAGCAGAAGATACTCCAAGAGTTAAGCTAATTGCTGGTGTTGGTGACATGATAATAAGTGGACATAAAAAATTCGGCAAAATAGAACTTGGCCCTATACCCTTCTTATATGCTAACAATAGTGTGGAATCAAGTAGGTTTCAATTGGGTTTCAGAACTAATAATGAATTCAGTAATAAAATAGCTTTATCTGGTTTTGCTGCTTATGGCACAAAAGATAAAGAATGGAAATACGGTGGTACATTTAGATATATCACAAATAGAGAAAAGTGGAGTATTATTGGTGTATCTTATTATAATGATTTAAGAAGAGTAAGTGTAAACCAAGCCAATTTTAATTCTAGACCTCTATTTATTGCGGCACTTAGGTGGGGCGACATGAGGTACCCATATATGGAAAAAAATGCTTCATTATGGTACGAGACTGATTTAACTAGAGGTTTAAATATAATCGGAAAATTTAGTAAAAGAATTCTAGACCCATTATTTCCCTATAAACAAGAAGGTGACTTTGAAAATGGCACACCTACTTATGACCGCTTAAATGGCTCTGAATTATACTTTAAACTAACTTATGGCCTTGGTCATAAATATGTTGCCACTCGTGGTCATAAAAGGAAATTAATTGCTCAAGATAATACACCTAGATTCACTATTGATTACACACTCGGACTTCCCGATTTCTTAGGTAGTAATTATGGTTACCAACAGATTAGAATTGGAATAGATCAGAAATTAGCAATCGGTAAATACGGTACATCTTCTTACGTTTTATCTGGGGGTATAATCCCAACAAAAGCACCATTCCCAATGCTTGCTATGCCGTTTGGTAATAACGTTCCTGTTCTATATAATAGATTTGCGTTCAACTTAATGAACTTAGGTGAATTTGTTGGTGATAAATGGGCTTCACTTCAACTTATGCATAGGTTTGAAGGAAATATCCTAAATAGAATTCCTCTAATAAAAAAGCTTGGATGGAGAACAGTTGGTATATGTAATATTATGTACGGCGAACTAAGTTCTCAGAATTCCAATCAAGCAGTACACCCACAACTCTTACCAGGTGAAGTATATGACCCTAGTAGAGATGCTAAACCTTTACAATCTGATTTACCTTACGTAGAAGTAGGGACAGGTATAGAAAATATTTTTAAAGTAGTAAGAGTATATACAATTTGGAGAACGACATATCAAACTGTAGATTCTCGTAATTTTGGTGTTTACGTAGCATTTGGTCTATCATTTTAA
- the ispF gene encoding 2-C-methyl-D-erythritol 2,4-cyclodiphosphate synthase, which yields MKIRVGQGYDVHRQGKGEELWLGGIKFEHTHGLIGHSDADVLIHAICDAILGAANMRDIGFHFADTDPQYKGIDSKILLKDVMELVRKEGWELGNIDCTIVAEKPKINPHIPAMKNCLADVMSVDEDDISIKATTSERMGFVGREEGMAVHAVALIQKA from the coding sequence ATGAAAATTAGAGTAGGACAAGGATATGATGTTCATAGACAAGGTAAAGGTGAAGAACTTTGGCTTGGTGGAATTAAATTTGAACATACACATGGCTTAATAGGTCATTCAGATGCAGACGTTTTAATACACGCAATCTGTGATGCAATTTTAGGAGCAGCTAATATGAGAGATATTGGCTTTCATTTTGCGGACACAGACCCTCAGTATAAAGGCATTGACAGCAAAATATTACTAAAAGATGTAATGGAACTTGTTAGAAAAGAAGGTTGGGAATTAGGTAATATTGATTGTACAATTGTTGCTGAAAAACCGAAAATTAACCCTCATATACCCGCTATGAAAAATTGTTTAGCAGATGTAATGAGTGTTGATGAAGATGATATATCTATAAAGGCTACAACCTCAGAAAGAATGGGTTTTGTAGGTAGAGAAGAAGGAATGGCTGTTCATGCAGTTGCTCTAATTCAGAAAGCATAA
- a CDS encoding MutS-related protein, whose protein sequence is MSVYYTKRLNDLDQVIEVEEKKSQKFSWLRLLVILMGAVLTYLASQFTIEAVIGVLLVTLLLFILIVRVHGKQQVGLNYTKIKRKIAKNELDVAEGGENFYDDGVEYQESALLFGHDLDVFGKHSLFHFINRTSTYWGKSKLSSFFSEETFSTPKEEIKKRQEAVKELADKQGFSEDLKLYLYDDTKNQNTHQFKINSSFLKNFSFNSEKRLSAYLVAVPFIWIAVLIGFVLGSSWASPLALVTIIINFSIMNNVGGQVGSFMRNLDSTSHSLDRLANAIKLISDETFESELIKEKVSDISGGDFYTPLLKLSNSIQQLDIRKNMMGLVILYTIIPFDILVIYKIRKWFVKYPDLFDRLFDIIGNLEAYNSLAVTCRNNPSWDMPLLSTDSSFIIKGEEIGHPLIFSGANGHEDGGVRNTYTLDSSNRISIVTGSNMSGKSTFLRVIGVNLLLAYAGSVVCATKFEVGKRVKLITSMRIADSLRLSESTFKAELERIKLIIESIDKNEDCLFLVDEMLRGTNSVDKLKGSFALLEKLKDASGANIIVATHDLQLSDFENNGHQNFTSNYHFDFDYSHNEFDFDYKLKDGVCQKFNASLLLNELGLKTN, encoded by the coding sequence ATGTCTGTTTATTACACAAAAAGACTTAACGATTTAGATCAAGTAATAGAAGTAGAAGAGAAGAAATCACAGAAATTCTCATGGCTTCGATTACTCGTAATACTTATGGGTGCTGTATTGACCTATTTGGCGAGTCAATTTACAATTGAGGCTGTTATAGGTGTTCTTTTAGTAACACTTCTGCTATTTATATTAATAGTACGTGTTCACGGTAAACAGCAGGTAGGGCTTAACTATACAAAAATTAAAAGGAAGATAGCCAAAAATGAATTAGATGTTGCTGAGGGGGGAGAAAACTTTTATGATGACGGTGTTGAATATCAAGAAAGTGCACTTCTTTTTGGACACGATTTAGATGTATTTGGTAAGCATTCTCTATTTCATTTTATAAATCGAACATCAACATATTGGGGTAAAAGTAAATTATCTTCCTTCTTTTCTGAAGAAACATTTTCTACTCCAAAAGAAGAAATTAAAAAAAGGCAGGAAGCCGTAAAGGAACTAGCTGATAAGCAGGGTTTTTCTGAAGATTTAAAATTGTATTTATACGATGATACTAAAAATCAGAATACGCATCAATTTAAAATAAATAGCTCTTTTTTAAAGAATTTTAGTTTTAATAGTGAGAAAAGGTTAAGTGCTTATTTAGTAGCTGTTCCTTTTATATGGATCGCTGTATTAATTGGGTTTGTTTTAGGATCAAGTTGGGCATCTCCTTTGGCTTTGGTGACTATTATTATAAACTTTTCTATTATGAATAATGTAGGAGGACAAGTAGGCTCGTTTATGAGAAACTTGGATAGTACCTCTCATTCTTTAGATAGATTAGCAAATGCAATCAAATTAATAAGTGATGAAACTTTTGAAAGTGAGCTGATTAAAGAGAAAGTGAGTGATATTAGTGGAGGTGATTTTTATACACCTTTGCTGAAATTATCGAACAGTATTCAGCAATTAGATATACGAAAGAATATGATGGGATTAGTAATTTTATATACTATTATTCCATTTGATATTTTAGTAATCTACAAGATCAGAAAGTGGTTTGTAAAATACCCAGATCTATTTGATAGATTATTTGATATTATCGGTAATCTAGAAGCTTATAATAGCCTTGCAGTTACCTGTAGAAATAACCCATCTTGGGATATGCCTTTGTTATCTACTGATTCATCTTTTATAATTAAAGGAGAAGAAATTGGACATCCATTGATTTTTAGCGGAGCAAATGGTCATGAAGATGGTGGAGTAAGAAATACGTACACATTAGATAGTTCTAATAGAATTAGCATTGTTACTGGTTCTAATATGTCGGGTAAAAGTACATTTTTAAGAGTGATAGGGGTTAACCTTCTTTTGGCTTATGCAGGTAGTGTAGTTTGTGCTACAAAATTTGAGGTAGGGAAAAGAGTGAAGTTGATAACATCAATGCGAATAGCAGATTCTTTAAGGTTAAGTGAATCTACTTTTAAAGCAGAATTGGAACGCATTAAATTAATAATAGAATCAATTGATAAGAACGAAGATTGTTTATTCTTAGTTGATGAGATGCTAAGAGGAACGAATTCAGTAGATAAATTAAAAGGATCTTTTGCATTACTAGAGAAGCTTAAAGATGCGAGTGGTGCTAATATTATTGTAGCTACTCACGATTTGCAATTATCTGATTTTGAAAATAACGGGCATCAAAATTTTACATCAAACTACCATTTTGATTTCGACTACTCCCATAATGAATTTGATTTTGATTATAAATTGAAAGATGGAGTTTGTCAAAAGTTTAATGCATCATTATTACTTAATGAGTTAGGTTTAAAAACGAACTAA
- a CDS encoding porin → MKKLIVLQWLALMLISLYSNAQESSEEEKVPETKFKQQPGLAKAASKIFYSEKPWSVSGFGEISMVNRNSVPSGMEDDIELSYNNLYRFSTFFGYRFTDKIIWNSEILVEYLKDPNGNDHFEFIVEAFLDFSIHNSFNVRTGLYPLSIGYINNNDEPVMFSSVNRSDVERIIIPSTWMGLGVSFYGGITKDLNYTLGIAQGLDGSSLQSGTFIRSGREPRFDSNAFSTFSVNPQLNYSGIKNWTLSASAYVGQAGNNMEFINNNGTTKTANAVAQLYSTYIKYTEKNWEFMALASTGYMSGTDDLYHITKEGSGGVGQVIANQNVGYLVETSYDLLSLFSNRSFLRKKNFMIDPHDVKIPIFIRYEYIDTHKNYNQKLLDENNVNMVHFNSDIITIGVNFKPREEIAFKIDYQFRNNRATGPYAAQEDNLLELGIGFIF, encoded by the coding sequence ATGAAAAAATTAATTGTATTACAGTGGCTAGCATTAATGCTCATTTCATTGTATTCAAATGCGCAAGAATCTTCTGAAGAAGAGAAAGTGCCAGAAACTAAGTTTAAGCAACAACCAGGACTTGCTAAAGCTGCTTCAAAAATATTCTATTCAGAAAAACCTTGGAGTGTTTCAGGTTTCGGTGAAATATCTATGGTCAATAGAAATAGCGTTCCTTCAGGAATGGAAGATGACATAGAATTATCCTATAATAACCTTTATAGATTTTCAACATTTTTTGGTTACAGATTTACAGACAAAATTATCTGGAATTCTGAAATTTTAGTTGAATATCTAAAAGATCCTAACGGCAATGATCATTTCGAATTTATTGTTGAAGCTTTTTTAGATTTCAGTATTCATAACTCTTTCAATGTTAGAACTGGACTTTATCCTTTAAGTATTGGATACATTAATAACAATGATGAGCCTGTCATGTTTTCATCAGTAAACAGGTCTGATGTAGAACGCATAATTATTCCTAGTACATGGATGGGATTAGGTGTTAGTTTTTATGGAGGTATCACTAAAGATTTAAATTATACGCTGGGTATAGCACAAGGCTTAGATGGGTCTTCTTTGCAAAGTGGTACTTTTATTCGTTCCGGAAGAGAGCCTCGTTTTGATTCTAATGCTTTTTCTACTTTCTCTGTTAATCCTCAGTTAAATTATTCTGGTATTAAAAATTGGACTTTAAGTGCTTCAGCTTATGTTGGTCAGGCTGGTAATAATATGGAGTTTATAAATAATAACGGCACTACAAAAACTGCTAATGCAGTCGCCCAATTGTATTCAACATATATTAAGTATACCGAAAAAAATTGGGAGTTTATGGCTTTAGCCTCTACAGGATACATGTCTGGAACTGATGATTTATACCACATTACAAAAGAAGGTTCTGGAGGTGTGGGACAAGTTATAGCCAACCAAAATGTAGGTTACTTAGTAGAAACTAGTTATGACTTACTTTCCCTATTCTCAAATAGAAGTTTTTTAAGAAAGAAAAACTTTATGATAGATCCACACGATGTGAAAATACCAATTTTTATAAGGTATGAATACATTGATACACACAAGAATTACAATCAAAAACTTCTTGATGAAAATAACGTTAACATGGTTCATTTTAATTCTGACATTATAACCATAGGCGTCAATTTTAAACCGAGAGAAGAGATTGCATTTAAAATCGATTATCAATTCAGAAATAATCGAGCTACTGGCCCATATGCCGCTCAAGAAGATAATTTACTTGAGCTAGGCATTGGATTCATTTTCTAG